In Serratia liquefaciens ATCC 27592, the genomic stretch GCGAGAACCGGAAGCAAGACCACGGCGCTTTTTCAGACGCTTGCGCTCACGGGCTTCCTGATCGAGCTCCACACGGCTTTTCTTTTTGGTTTTCGACGTCGCCGCGCTGCTGCGTGGGGCGCGAGGTGCTTTTGATGGCTGGTTCATAGCGTATGCTCTTAGGTATGTAGATTCAGTATAGAGATAGATGCTATACGATTGCGGCGGAATCTAGCAGAAAGCGAACAAAGAAAAAAGGCGGCAGGTTAAACCCGCCGCCTTTTTGCACCCTCTTTCGAAGGATATTCCTGCTACGCATTCCGTGCGCACACTCAACATCCAGGTTTTTCCTTTTGCTATAAGCGCATTCCCTGCCGCACTACTTCCTTCATCCTGAAGGGAAAATCATCCATGGTGAAATCCGTTCGTGTCCACTCTTCCTGAGTTTGCTTCCTGCCGGCATCCCAATTGCGGTAACTTCACCATCCCTGTGCTATTTGCAAATTCCGATGCAAATAGACCCATTCCTTCGGTTATTCGTCCCGGTACTCATTAGCACGTCCCATGCTCTCCCTGAGATTTATCACCCTTCCCGGATGTTCCTTAATCCTGCACAGTCCTGTGCTGCAACTTACTTTACGCTATCAGGGGTCAGGCTCAAGGCACCCGCTGCGTAATAGGCTGATAAAAATACGCATCGGAGAATTAACATCATGTTTTATAATAAAAAGAATAAAAACAACTTTCGAATAAAAGCGACATTACCCCCTATTCGAATGGCAAATGTCTCACAAGCCTGCCCCACATAAATTGCCACACCCAACTGGCCCGGCGCTTAAAAACAGAGAAACACACCATTTTTAGCGCTGATGCAGTTATAATCGCCAACCAGTTAGCCATCCTCACGGAGACGAAAAATTTTGACCAGCAAGAATTACAATTATCATGTGACCCATTTCGTCACCAGTGCGCCCGATATTCGCCATCTGCCGGGGGATGAAGGTATTGAAGTTGCGTTCGCCGGCCGTTCTAACGCCGGTAAGTCCAGCGCGTTAAATACCCTGACCAACCAGAAAAGCCTGGCGCGTACCAGTAAAACGCCGGGCCGTACCCAGCTTATCAACCTGTTTGAAGTGGAAGAAGGCATTCGCCTGGTCGACCTGCCGGGTTATGGCTACGCCGAAGTGCCTGAAGAGATGAAACGCAAATGGCAGCGGGCGCTGGGTGAATACCTGCAAATGCGCAACTGCCTGAAAGGCCTGGTGGTGCTGATGGACATCCGCCATCCGTTGAAAGATCTCGACCAGCAGATGATCCAATGGGCTGTCGATGTCGGCACGCCGGTTCTGGTTCTGCTGACCAAAGCGGACAAACTGGCATCCGGCGCACGTAAGGCGCAACTGAATATGGTGCGTGAAGCGGTAGTGCCGTTTATGGGTGATATCCAGGTTGAGGCCTTCTCCTCACCGAAAAAAATGGGCGTCGACAAACTGAGCCAGAAACTGAACACCTGGTTTAACGAGATCCCGCCGGAAGTGCTACCGGAAGATGATGAAGCCGCCAGCGAATAAAAAGCCGCTGTGCTGCAACAGCCGATGTGGAAACGCATCGGCTTTTTTATGTGCGTTATTCGGGCGCCAGGCTATTTTCGTTATCTAATTACAGTTCTGACTGAAATCCATCATAAATACTTATGATGACTTGGTATTGAGAATCCGATGAGCAGGCCATTTCGGGGGAAAATCTGAAGGAAAGAGGTCGCGGGACGAATAAGAAGAACCTATGGTTTGGCTTTGTTTTTACAATAAAAAACGCCCCAGTCAATACTGACTGGGGCGGCTAAATATTCAGCCAAATCCGATTACGTGAAGTAAAAGGTCTGAAAGATAGAACATCTTACCTCTGTACCCTACGCCAGTAACTCTACATGATTTTTTCGCAGTGCAAAAGAATTTTTTGTAGTTTACTTACACAGTTTGGCGCGTAATAACGGCGAGGTTGGGGAAACAATCGCCGTATCCTGTAGCTTAATTACAAAAACTGCTTAGGTTATCGCCAGTTAGCCCATCCTTTAAGAACGAGGCCAGCGAACGGCCACGCAATCAGTGGGCTTCGTCCCAGTTGGCTCCCACGCCGACATCCACTTTCAGTGGGACAGCCAGCGTCATGCTATTTTCCATCAGCTCGCGAATGCGTTGGTTAGAGGTTTCCAGCACCGATTCATGCACCTCGAACACCAATTCATCGTGTACCTGCATGATCATACGCACCAGCGGCTCTTCCTGAGCTTGCAACCAGGCGTCCACCTCGATCATCGCACGTTTGATGATATCGGCGGCAGTCCCTTGCATAGGGGCGTTAATCGCCGCGCGCTCGGCCGCCTTGCGACGCATGCCGTTACTGGAGCTGACATCCGGCAGATAGAGACGGCGGCCGTCCAGCGTGCTTACATAGCCCTGACTGGCAGCCTGCTGGCGGGTACGCTCCATATATTCCAATACGCCCGGGTAGCGCTCGAAGTAGAGATCCATGTAGCGCTGCGCTTCACCACGCGGAATGCCCAATTGGCGTGCCAGACCAAACGCGCTCATGCCATAAATCAGGCCAAAGTTAATTGCCTTGGCGCTGCGACGCTGTTCGTTGGTCACTTTATCAAGCGGCAGGCCAAATACCTCGGCTGCGGTGGCACGGTGGATATCCTCACCGGCCGCAAAGGCCTTCAGTAACCCTTCATCTTGTGACAGATGGGCCATAATGCGCAGTTCGATTTGCGAATAGTCGGCCGCAACGATGCGGTAACCCTCAGGAGCAATAAAGGCCTGGCGGATCCGGCGCCCTTCGTCGTTACGCACCGGGATATTCTGCAGGTTAGGATCGCTCGAGGAGAGACGTCCAGTAGCCGTCACCGCCTGATGATAAGAGGTATGCACCCGGCCACTGACCGGATTGATCATCAGCGGCAGCTTGTCGGTGTAGGTCGTCTTCAGCTTCGCCAAGCCACGGTATTCCAGGATCACCTTAGGCAACGGGTAATCCAACGCCAGTTCGGCCAACACTTCTTCGTTAGTAGATGGGGCTCCACCCGGCGTTTTCTTCAGTACCGGCAGCTTCTGCTTTTCGTACAGGATCGCCTGCAGCTGTTTGGTTGACGCCAGATTGAAAGGCTCTTCCGCGAGTTCATGGGCCTGAATTTCCAGCTCGGCCAGGCGTTTGGTCAATTCGATGGAGTGCGTGGCCAGAATGCTTTGATCAATCAGCACCCCGGTGCGTTCGATGTGCGACAACACCGGCAACAGCGGCATTTCAATCTCATTGAATACTTTCAGCAGCTCGGCGCTTTCCTTCAATTGCGGCCACATCGCCAAATGCAATTGCAAGGTAACGTCGGCATCTTCGGCAGCGTAAGGAGCCGCCTGCTCCAGTGCAATCTGGTTGAAGGTGAGCTGCTTTTTCCCCTTGCCGGCTATCTCTTCGAAGGTCACGGTTTTATGGCCGAGGTAACGATCGGACAAGCTGTCCATATCGTGACGACCGCCCACGCTGTCCAGCACATAAGATTCCAGCATGGTGTCGAAGGCAATGCCACGCAGGGTAATGTCGTAACGCGCCAGCAGGCCCATATCGAACTTCAGATTTTGCCCGACCTTGAGCGCTTTCTCGTCTTCCAGCAGCGGCTTCAAGGTGGCCAGCACATAATCGCGATCCAGCTGTGCCGGGGCATCTAGATAGTCATGCGCTACCGGCAAATAGGCGGCTTCGCCCGGTGCAATGGCAAACGACAGGCCGATCAGATTGGCGGTCAGGGTGTCCAAACCGTCGGTTTCGGTATCAAACGCAAATACCTCGGCTTTTTTCAGCTTTTCCAGCCACTGCACGAAAGTATCTTCATCCAGGATGGTGACATAACCTTCTTGCGATAACGTCGCTTCGGCAGGTGCTTTGTCTGCTACCGCCGTCGCCTTTGGCGCACTGGCAGCTTTCACGCCGGTACCCTTTTTACCTTCCAGCCAAATACCGGCTTCAACATCCGCCAGCCAGCGTTTAAATTCGTATTGTTTAAACAACTGCTGCAGCACATCGACATCCAGCGCTGATACTTCGAGATCGGCGCAGGTAAGATCCAGTTCGACGTCGGTTTTGATGGTCGCCAGCTTGTAGGAGAGGTAAGCCACCTCTTTGTTCTGTTCCAGCTTGGCCGCCATGGTCTTGGCGCCGCGGAAGCTGAGCGTGGCGATGCTATCGAGGTTGGCATAGAGCGCATCCAGCCCCCCAAGCCCCTGTAACAGCGCCTGCGCGGTTTTCTCGCCAACACCAGGTACGCCAGGGATGTTATCCGAGGAATCACCCATCAGCGCCAGGAAGTCGATAATCAGCTCCGGCGGAATGCCGTACTTGTCGCACACTTCCTGTGGACCAAGGATGGTGTTGTTCATGGTGTTGATCAGGGTGACGTTCGGTGTGACCAACTGCGCCATGTCTTTATCGCCGGTGCTGATCAGCACCGCATGGCCGGCTTTTTCTGCCTCCAGTGCCAAAGTGCCAATCACATCGTCGGCTTCTACGCCAGGCGTGACCAGCAGCGGCAACCCCATCGCCTTGACCATTTTGTGCAACGGTTCGATTTGCGCACGCAGGTCGTCCGGCATCGGCGGCCGGTGCGATTTGTATTCTGCGAACAGCTCATCGCGGAAGGTTTTTCCTTTGGCATCAAACACCACCGCAACATGGCTTGGCTGGTACTGCAGCAATAGACTGCGCAGCATGTTCAGCACGCCATACATTGCCCCAGTAGGTTCACCCGCAGAGTTGGTCAGCGGAGGGAAGGCATGATAAGCGCGGTAGAGGTACGAGGAACCGTCAACCAGGATTAATGGGTTTTCTGCAATCTGGGCCATAGCGTTTCTTTATCGTGATCGGACATGACGGTAAGCATGCCATAGCTGGCCGCCTGAGACGAACCTTAGCGTGCATTAAGGGCGAAAATCATGTGATTCTGCAAAGCGATCCGCAAGATCCTGCCTGTGGATAACTTTGTGCATAGAAAAGACAACAAATTATAACGATGAGTTTATCGTTATAATGGAAAATAAAAATCCTATTGAAATCACTGTGTTAAACAGAGCTGTTTTAACTGAAGGTTATTATCGACTTTTACACAATTTGTGGATATAACTTGCGCCCGATTTTAATCGCACTATTAATCAAATTTGGCGCCTCAATTACCATAGCACAAGGTGAGCAAGTTGCACGAAAACGCAGCAAATGCCTATTTCTTCCCCTCTAAAACAGCTACTGTTGGCAGGCATTTTCCCCCTATAATGTCGCTAAAATATTTTTTGTTCATGCATACTGGCATGTAACGCTGTTCTCACCAACCGTCAGCCTATAACCATGCCAAGATTGCTATCCCCTGTTATTTTTATCGTTTCCAGCCTGCTCGCCATTTTGGTCACCGTACTGTGTTCGATCCCCATTACGATCGCCGGCGTCATTAAGTTACTGGTGCCCTTTCCTGCCGTATGGCGACGTATCTCCGCCTTCGCCGACTTTATGATGTGGTGCTGGTGCCTGGGGTTATCGCTGCTATTACGTATTAACGGCCAACTGCGCTGGGATATAGAAGGGTTGGAAGGCCTGGATCGAAAAAACTGGTATCTGCTGATCAGTAATCACGAAAGCTGGTCGGATATTGTGGTGCTGTGCGTATTGTTCCGTAACCATATTCCAATGAATAAGTACTTTCTTAAACAGCAATTGGCCTGGGTCCCTTTTGTCGGTCTGGCCTGCTGGGCGCTGGATATGCCCTTCATGAAACGCTATTCGCGCGCCTATTTGCTCAAACACCCTGAAAAGCGCGGTAATGATATCGAGACCACACGCCGTTCCTGCGAGAAGTTTCGTAAACGCCCGACCACCATCGTTAATTTTGTAGAGGGCTCGCGTTTTACCGAAGCCAAGAAAATTAAAACTCGTTCGCCCTACCGCAATTTATTAGCCCCTAAAGCTGCCGGTATTGCTTTTACACTCAGTGCATTAGGTAAGCAGTTCGATAAGGTGTTAAACGTCACCCTGCTTTATCCAGATAATACTGAGCGGCCTTTTATGGATATGCTGTGCGGCCGGTTAAAACGCATTGTGGTAAGGGTTGAATTGCTGCCAATCGACGAAAGCATGCATGGCGATTACTTTAACGATAAGCAGTTCAAGCGACGTTTCCAGCTTTGGCTGAACACGCTGTGGCAGGATAAAGACAGATTGCTGGATCGATTGAAACGGCAATAGAAGTTAAAAAAAAGCCGGCTAAGCCGGCTTTTTTACTTTAAATTTCGGTTACTTCTGCTCGCTGAGGAATTTAACCACGTCGGCGAATTGCTTCACGTAAGCATCCATCGAACTGGTGTCCAGGCCGTCATTTTTGACCATGTATTTGCCATTAACAAATACCGCCGGTACGCCACGCAGCTGCAGATCTTCTGCAGCTTTCTCCTGTTGAACCACCAGGGATTTAACTACGAAGCTGTTCAGAGCCCCGTCATAATCAGCCGCGCTCACGCCTGCTTTCACAAACACGTTGCGGATATCATCAGGCGTTTGTACGGTCTGGGTTTTCTGCACCGCTTCGAACATCAGCGGGCTGACTTTATCTTCCACACCCAGCGCCATTGCAACAGCCCATGCCTGAGTCAGTTGTTTACCCAACGGCCCCAGGAACTCAACGTGGTACTTGGTCATTTTAGTGCCCGCAGGCAGCGCTTTTTTCACATTTTCGGAAACGTGATAAACCTGCTCGAACTGATAGCAGTGTGGGCAATAGAAGGAGAAGAACTCCAGGACCTGAGGTTCACCCGTCACTGGCTTGTCCAGGGTGACATACTGGGTACCATCGCTAAACTGCGCAGCCGAGGCACTGAATGCCATTACCATGCCAACGAGCGCCAACCAAATTTTCTTCATAAGACTAAACTCTCCATTGTGTTAAAGCTTCAATACATTGGCATCAGCTGCAGAGGGGGCTCCTGCAACAGCTTAACCTGTTCGGTGAATGCCGCCGTCTGAGATAACCAAAAATCAGACTCCGCCATCCACGGAAAACTTTTAGGGAACGCAGGATCTTGCCAGCGGCGAGCAACCCATGCCAGGTAGTAAACCATACGCATAGCACGCAGCGGCTCGATCAACGCCAACTCACTTTGATCAAACTCAGCAAACTCTGAGTACGCTTCCAACAAAATATCTAACTGCATCAAACGATCGCGACGCTCACCGTGCAACAACATCCACAGATCCTGTATCGCTGGCCCGTTACGCGCGTCATCAAGATCAACAAACAGTGGGCCATCACGCCACAGAATATTGCCCGGATGGCAGTCACCGTGCAAACGCCGCGGCTGCCAATCCTGATGCCAATGCTGTTTGATCGCCTCAATCAGCTTGTCAGTCGCTGCAAGAAAGCTGTCACGCTGCGCTTTGGGCAACAGCGCGCAGCCCGCCAAAACCTGACGCGGTAAAGTGAGGTACTCCTCGATGCCCATCGTCGGACGTTCAACAAACAGGCTTTCGCTGCCCACCTGATGAATGCGCCCCAGGAAACGGCCAACCCACTCCAGTTGATCGAGATTGTCGATCTCATACTGCCGTCCGCCAACGCTGGGAAAAACCGTAAAAAAGAAACCGTTGTGCGTATGCAGCGTATTGCCCTGCAGAACTAATGGGGCAACTGCAGGGATCTCCGCCAGAGCAAGATCATGGGAGAACTGGTGTTCTTCACCAATTTGTTTCGCGCTCCAACGTTCTGGCCGATAAAACTTCACCACATAACGCTTACGATCCTCGTCCATAAACTGATAGACGCGGTTTTCATAACTGTTAAGCGCCGTTAGCCCGGAGTCTACACGCAGGCCAACCCCTTCCAGCGCGTCCATAATCAGGTCGGGCGACAGGGTCTGAAAATTAAAAGCTGAGTTGTTCATAACAACATTCGGTTTCGGTTGGGCGACATCACAATGCCGGGATTGAGAAATAGTAGCATTAATGACGGGTTGCACGAGCAACGGCTTACCCCTAACGCACGAATGCTAATCTTTGATCACGCCACGGGCGCGTAGCAGTGCCGTTTTGAAATCTTCCTCATAATCCTTTTTCAGACCGGGGATCTGTTCGTTGCCGGCGCTGCCGCGCATTTTCAAATGGTAGATCAGAATATCATCGCTTAGTTCAGTCAGATTGCCCTGAAAGCCAGCTTCTTGCGCCAACCTCTGTAAAAACTGGATCAGATTAAGATCCGGATCTTCCTGCCAGGCCGGGTGCAGAAGCTCAATCAGCTCGTTTACGCGGTGCGTTTTCATCGCAATATTGTCCAATAGAATCAATAAACACACAAAGTAACAGGCTTGCCAACGCAGTGAAAGAAGCAGCTTGTCAATAAAGGTAAATCCTGATGCCATACCTGCTTTAGCGCTACAATCATGGCGTTAGTCACAATGCGGAATTTGAAATATGCATGAAGAGATTACCGGCATTATTCTGGCCGGAGGGCGTGCCACTCGCATGGGCGGGGAAGATAAAGGTCTGGTTCCCGTTGCCGGCATCCCCCTGTATCAGTACGTGCTTGCCCGGCTACGGCCGCAGGTCGGGCCGATAGCCATCAACGCCAATCGCAATCAAGCACGGTATAGGGAAAGTGGCCTGCCGATAATTGGCGATCTGATCCCTGACTTTTCAGGCCCGCTCGCCGGTATGCTGGCCGGCCTGAAATACGCAACGACCGAGTGGGTGGCCTTTGTCCCCTGTGATGTTCCTGACTTTCCTGCAACGCTTATCGAGAAACTCTGGCAACAAAAAGGAAGTGCGATAGCCGCCTATGCCAGTGATGGGGAACGGGCTCACCCAACGCTAGCGCTATTGCACACCAGTCTGGCGACTCCGTTGGAAGATTATCTGGCCCGCGGGGAACGCAAGCTGATGCTGTTCCTGGACGCTGCGGGTGCACAGCAGGTGGAGTTCAAAGGGCAACAATCGGCCTTCCACAATCTTAATACCCTTGAGGACTGCCAACGTTGGGTAAAAGAAAAAGGAATTATCCATGAATAGCCCTTCCCAACCCCCTCTACTGGCCATTGCTGCCTATAGCGGCACGGGCAAAACCACTCTGCTTAAACAATTGATTCCTTTATTAAAGCAGCGGCAAATCCGCGTAGGGCTGATTAAACATACTCACCATGATATGGATGTCGATACCCCCGGCAAAGACAGTTATGAACTGCGCAAAGCCGGTGCCGACCAAACGTTGGTCGCCAGCAATAACCGCTGGGCATTAATGACAGAAACGCCGGAACAACCCCCACTGGATCTACAATATTTGGCGAGTCGTTTTGATACTGGCAAGGTGGATATCATTTTAGTCGAAGGGTTCAAGCATGAGCCCATCAGTAAAATCATTCTCTATCGTGAAGAGGTGGGTAAACCACTGGAGGATATGCTGGACGAGTTTGTGATCGCCATTGCCAGCGATCGGCCAATCACTGGAAATGCCCCACTGTTGGATCTTAATGACCCAGAGTGCATCGCTGACTTTATCGGGGACTGGTTAAAAAGCGCAGCCTAGCTGCGCCATTTTTTCTTTTGCACATAGCAAAAAGGCCATCCTTGCGGATGGCCTCTTGGCTTAATTGATGCCTGGCAGTGTCCTACTCTCGCATGGGGAGACCCCACACTACCATCGGCGCTACGGCGTTTCACTTCTGAGTTCGGCATGGGGTCAGGTGGGACCACCGCGCTATTGCCGCCAGGCAAATTCTGTTTCATTCCAACCGCTACTCCCGTAGCCATTGAAACCAATCTCGGAACTCGCTGAAAATCTCTACAATCTCTCTAAAACACCTTTGGTGTTGTAAGGTTAAGCCTCACGGATCATTAGTACTGGTTAGCTCAATGCATCGCTGCACTTACACACCCAGCCTATCAACGTCTTAGTCTTAAACGTTCCTTCAGGGACCTTAAAGGCCCAGGGAAGACTCATCTCGAGGCAAGTTTCGCGCTTAGATGCTTTCAGCGCTTATCTTTTCCGCACTTAGCTACCGGGCAGTGCCATTGGCATGACAACCCGAACACCAGTGGTGCGTTCACTCCGGTCCTCTCGTACTAGGAGCAACCCCTCTCAATCTTCCAACGCCCACGGCAGATAGGGACCGAACTGTCTCACGACGTTCTAAACCCAGCTCGCGTACCACTTTAAATGGCGAACAGCCATACCCTTGGGACCTACTTCAGCCCCAGGATGTGATGAGCCGACATCGAGGTGCCAAACACCGCCGTCGATATGAACTCTTGGGCGGTATCAGCCTGTTATCCCCGGAGTACCTTTTATCCGTTGAGCGATGGCCCTTCCATTCAGAACCACCGGATCACTAAGACCTACTTTCGTACCTGCTCGAGCCGTCACTCTCGCAGTCAAGCTAGCTTATGCCTTTGCACTAACCTCACGATGTCCGACCGTGATTAGCTAACCTTCGTGCTCCTCCGTTACTCTTTGGGAGGAGACCGCCCCAGTCAAACTACCCACCAGACACTGTCCTCACCCCAGATTATGGGGCCGAGTTAGAACATCAAACATTAAAGGGTGGTATTTCAAGGTTGGCTCCACGCAGACTGGCGTCCACGCTTCAAAGCCTCCCACCTATCCTACACATCAAGGCTCAATGTTCAGTGTCAAGCTATAGTAAAGGTTCACGGGGTCTTTCCGTCTTGCCGCGGGTACACTGCATCTTCACAGCGAGTTCAATTTCACTGAGTCTCGGGTGGAGACAGCCTGGCCATCATTACGCCATTCGTGCAGGTCGGAACTTACCCGACAAGGAATTTCGCTACCTTAGGACCGTTATAGTTACGGCCGCCGTTTACTGGGGCTTCGATCAAGAGCTTCGCCTTGCGGCTGACCCCATCAATTAACCTTCCAGCACCGGGCAGGCGTCACACCGTATACGTCCACTTTCGTGTTTGCACAGTGCTGTGTTTTTATTAAACAGTTGCAGCCAGCTGGTATCTGCGACTGGCTTCAGCTCCGAGAGCAAGTCTCTTCACCTACGCGCCAGCGTGCCTTCTCCCGAAGTTACGGCACCATTTTGCCTAGTTCCTTCACCCGAGTTCTCTCAAGCGCCTTGGTATTCTCTACCTGACCACCTGTGTCGGTTTGGGGTACGATTCTGTGTTACCTGATGCTTAGAGGCTTTTCCTGGAAGCTTGGCATCAACTACTTCTGCACCGTAGTGCATCGTCATCACGCCTCAGGGTTAATAAGTAACCGGATTTACCAGGTCACTCCCCCTACACGCTTAAACCGGGACAACCGTCGCCCGGCTAGCCTAGCCTTCTCCGTCCCCCCTTCGCAGTAACACCGAGTACAGGAATATTAACCTGTTTCCCATCGACTACGCCTTTCGGCCTCGCCTTAGGGGTCGACTCACCCTGCCCCGATTAACGTTGGACAGGAACCCTTGGTCTTCCGGCGAGCGGGCTTTTCACCCGCTTTATCGTTACTTATGTCAGCATTCGCACTTCTGATACCTCCAGCAACCCTCACAGGCCACCTTCAACGGCTTACAGAACGCTCCCCTACCCAACAACGCCTAAGCGTCGCTGCCGCAGCTTCGGTGCATGGTTTAGCCCCGTTACATCTTCCGCGCAGGCCGACTCGACCAGTGAGCTATTACGCTTTCTTTAAATGATGGCTGCTTCTAAGCCAACATCCTGGCTGTCTATGCCTTCCCACATCGTTTCCCACTTAACCATGACTTTGGGACCTTAGCTGGCGGTCTGGGTTGTTTCCCTCTTCACGACGGACGTTAGCACCCGCCGTGTGTCTCCCGTGATAACATTCTTCGGTATTCGGAGTTTGCATCGGTTTGGTAAGCCGGGATGGCCCCCTAGCCGAAACAGTGCTCTACCCCCGAAGATGAGTTCACGAGGCGCTACCTAAATAGCTTTCGGGGAGAACCAGCTATCTCCCGGTTTGATTGGCCTTTCACCCCCAGCCACAAGTCATCCGCTAATTTTTCAACATTAGTCGGTTCGGTCCTCCAGTTAGTGTTACCCAACCTTCAACCTGCCCATGGCTAGATCACCGGGTTTCGGGTCTATACCTTGCAACTATTCGCCCAGTTAAGACTCG encodes the following:
- the mobB gene encoding molybdopterin-guanine dinucleotide biosynthesis protein MobB — protein: MNSPSQPPLLAIAAYSGTGKTTLLKQLIPLLKQRQIRVGLIKHTHHDMDVDTPGKDSYELRKAGADQTLVASNNRWALMTETPEQPPLDLQYLASRFDTGKVDIILVEGFKHEPISKIILYREEVGKPLEDMLDEFVIAIASDRPITGNAPLLDLNDPECIADFIGDWLKSAA
- the dsbA gene encoding thiol:disulfide interchange protein DsbA, giving the protein MKKIWLALVGMVMAFSASAAQFSDGTQYVTLDKPVTGEPQVLEFFSFYCPHCYQFEQVYHVSENVKKALPAGTKMTKYHVEFLGPLGKQLTQAWAVAMALGVEDKVSPLMFEAVQKTQTVQTPDDIRNVFVKAGVSAADYDGALNSFVVKSLVVQQEKAAEDLQLRGVPAVFVNGKYMVKNDGLDTSSMDAYVKQFADVVKFLSEQK
- a CDS encoding serine/threonine protein kinase, with product MNNSAFNFQTLSPDLIMDALEGVGLRVDSGLTALNSYENRVYQFMDEDRKRYVVKFYRPERWSAKQIGEEHQFSHDLALAEIPAVAPLVLQGNTLHTHNGFFFTVFPSVGGRQYEIDNLDQLEWVGRFLGRIHQVGSESLFVERPTMGIEEYLTLPRQVLAGCALLPKAQRDSFLAATDKLIEAIKQHWHQDWQPRRLHGDCHPGNILWRDGPLFVDLDDARNGPAIQDLWMLLHGERRDRLMQLDILLEAYSEFAEFDQSELALIEPLRAMRMVYYLAWVARRWQDPAFPKSFPWMAESDFWLSQTAAFTEQVKLLQEPPLQLMPMY
- the polA gene encoding DNA polymerase I, with amino-acid sequence MAQIAENPLILVDGSSYLYRAYHAFPPLTNSAGEPTGAMYGVLNMLRSLLLQYQPSHVAVVFDAKGKTFRDELFAEYKSHRPPMPDDLRAQIEPLHKMVKAMGLPLLVTPGVEADDVIGTLALEAEKAGHAVLISTGDKDMAQLVTPNVTLINTMNNTILGPQEVCDKYGIPPELIIDFLALMGDSSDNIPGVPGVGEKTAQALLQGLGGLDALYANLDSIATLSFRGAKTMAAKLEQNKEVAYLSYKLATIKTDVELDLTCADLEVSALDVDVLQQLFKQYEFKRWLADVEAGIWLEGKKGTGVKAASAPKATAVADKAPAEATLSQEGYVTILDEDTFVQWLEKLKKAEVFAFDTETDGLDTLTANLIGLSFAIAPGEAAYLPVAHDYLDAPAQLDRDYVLATLKPLLEDEKALKVGQNLKFDMGLLARYDITLRGIAFDTMLESYVLDSVGGRHDMDSLSDRYLGHKTVTFEEIAGKGKKQLTFNQIALEQAAPYAAEDADVTLQLHLAMWPQLKESAELLKVFNEIEMPLLPVLSHIERTGVLIDQSILATHSIELTKRLAELEIQAHELAEEPFNLASTKQLQAILYEKQKLPVLKKTPGGAPSTNEEVLAELALDYPLPKVILEYRGLAKLKTTYTDKLPLMINPVSGRVHTSYHQAVTATGRLSSSDPNLQNIPVRNDEGRRIRQAFIAPEGYRIVAADYSQIELRIMAHLSQDEGLLKAFAAGEDIHRATAAEVFGLPLDKVTNEQRRSAKAINFGLIYGMSAFGLARQLGIPRGEAQRYMDLYFERYPGVLEYMERTRQQAASQGYVSTLDGRRLYLPDVSSSNGMRRKAAERAAINAPMQGTAADIIKRAMIEVDAWLQAQEEPLVRMIMQVHDELVFEVHESVLETSNQRIRELMENSMTLAVPLKVDVGVGANWDEAH
- the yihA gene encoding ribosome biogenesis GTP-binding protein YihA/YsxC encodes the protein MTSKNYNYHVTHFVTSAPDIRHLPGDEGIEVAFAGRSNAGKSSALNTLTNQKSLARTSKTPGRTQLINLFEVEEGIRLVDLPGYGYAEVPEEMKRKWQRALGEYLQMRNCLKGLVVLMDIRHPLKDLDQQMIQWAVDVGTPVLVLLTKADKLASGARKAQLNMVREAVVPFMGDIQVEAFSSPKKMGVDKLSQKLNTWFNEIPPEVLPEDDEAASE
- a CDS encoding YihD family protein, producing MKTHRVNELIELLHPAWQEDPDLNLIQFLQRLAQEAGFQGNLTELSDDILIYHLKMRGSAGNEQIPGLKKDYEEDFKTALLRARGVIKD
- a CDS encoding acyltransferase, with the protein product MPRLLSPVIFIVSSLLAILVTVLCSIPITIAGVIKLLVPFPAVWRRISAFADFMMWCWCLGLSLLLRINGQLRWDIEGLEGLDRKNWYLLISNHESWSDIVVLCVLFRNHIPMNKYFLKQQLAWVPFVGLACWALDMPFMKRYSRAYLLKHPEKRGNDIETTRRSCEKFRKRPTTIVNFVEGSRFTEAKKIKTRSPYRNLLAPKAAGIAFTLSALGKQFDKVLNVTLLYPDNTERPFMDMLCGRLKRIVVRVELLPIDESMHGDYFNDKQFKRRFQLWLNTLWQDKDRLLDRLKRQ
- a CDS encoding spot 42 RNA, inhibition of DNA synthesis, whose product is MFYLSDLLLHVIGFG
- the mobA gene encoding molybdenum cofactor guanylyltransferase MobA translates to MHEEITGIILAGGRATRMGGEDKGLVPVAGIPLYQYVLARLRPQVGPIAINANRNQARYRESGLPIIGDLIPDFSGPLAGMLAGLKYATTEWVAFVPCDVPDFPATLIEKLWQQKGSAIAAYASDGERAHPTLALLHTSLATPLEDYLARGERKLMLFLDAAGAQQVEFKGQQSAFHNLNTLEDCQRWVKEKGIIHE